In the Hylaeus volcanicus isolate JK05 chromosome 1, UHH_iyHylVolc1.0_haploid, whole genome shotgun sequence genome, one interval contains:
- the LOC128882745 gene encoding integrin alpha-8-like isoform X1, whose protein sequence is MDVKEIFLLFVAAVYGYNIDTDFPLIYFHGDAYSTNSTYFGYTVYLYRESSKNASWLIVGAPRSNYITVPEHGIVYRCEIGADGCEKIKPKEIVNEEVYVEQLKMNVYIKKQHGWFGSAMAMDRSNGFLTVCAPRTILHIYNAFEKTYSDTMQGMCYSGNITSGGLSMENEDLDFHNFNSKFWYNPMRGFSIHYASTKPNEDKGENEVSRIIGNPMHELCGTVDIVRAKKRISIELPLNDELSQFGHSVESGCFFDRNQVLYVSGAPGWQYVGQVAILNPAMNSSIVAKLHGTDTGEYFGASLAVGDLNNDGLDDLLVGAPYWGQDNGKVCVYLGTLKGQFEAAIVLQGAAKDGRFGYAIASGDLDSDGFDDIIVGAPWEESGVIYIYNGGPDLKYNKLQASVRIQGTSLFRLNGLPIERFGFSTSKPIDIDGNGYLDIPVGAYKSGCAVILRSKPVIKTELSIRVTPNVLERDAKQFVIRICPRYDGYNMQSALVTKCKITVTVDEQFQRTKETFLELTSCNLTSVVCLETRVNISVTINPCIDSCINFLLRYTDSTRYALQKSVRDFIEPITIFARHHFVYSNASSGSFCKFCAVERSDNKLNVTQILLPFNIGCGPDTVCNSNVSATARFHGVRDNDVWIIGSTDVSLEVNVKNHGEPSYLTTLEFAFPEGVILHSILSSCQEDTSKENLMVFCEAGNPLWKGEEKNITLDLDMKHLINGSLHGHELYFNVTIKTRSTNQGTVNLRKTLNLASEVSLSLNGKAYEETYHLSTTNNNASNVSFQHTYQVYKLGATPIEDARLVVKIPTVINSSESLVHIYKPQLYVSGERFECFSKNILVDNQLVEVQKEQQSADHAAYKRDVDESSSELYDAENIQVPRTSNESLTTDVLYMNCSTSDVNCTIIVCDLNALKTLDDIGKLSVKLFLNVERLKDISDNSEVVLKFGTEATVEIIKPGVRLPINGTRSTIEIVTMFYNSSKTEKLSLWIIIVSVSIGLLLLLIFVAILTMMGFFKRKNKEDLSNNKNTEEEPKEDTATSKSEDK, encoded by the exons ATGGacgttaaagagatatttcTATTGTTCGTTGCGGCGGTGTACGGATACAATATAGACACAGACTttccacttatttatttccacgGAGACGCGTATTCGACCAACAGTACTTACTTCGGTTACACGGTGTATTTGTACCGCGAATCGAGCAAAAATGCATCCTG GTTGATAGTTGGGGCACCGCGAAGCAACTATATCACGGTCCCCGAACATGGTATCGTGTATCGCTGTGAAATTGGTGCCGATGGATGCGAGAAGATTAAACCGAAAGAAATCGTCAACGAAGAAGTCTACGTAGAGCAACTAAAGATGaacgtttatataaaaaaacaacacgGTTGGTTTGGGAGTGCTATGGCCATGGATAGATCGAATGGATTTTTAACG gtATGCGCGCCGCGGACGATCCTGCACATTTACAATGCTTTCGAGAAGACCTATTCCGACACCATGCAGGGAATGTGTTACAGTGGAAATATTACATCGGGTGGCCTGTCGATGGAGAACGAAGATCTTGACTTTCACA ATTTCAACTCAAAATTCTGGTACAATCCGATGCGTGGTTTTTCCATTCATTACGCCTCGACGAAG CCGAACGAAGACAAGGGAGAGAACGAAGTAAGTCGAATCATTGGGAATCCCATGCACGAGCTTTGCGGCACTGTCGACATAGTGCGCGCAAAGAAAAGAATCAGCATAGAGTTGCCGTTAAACGACGAGTTGTCCCAGTTCG GTCATAGCGTTGAATCTGGTTGCTTCTTCGACAGAAATCAAGTCCTTTATGTCAGTGGCGCCCCGGGTTGGCAATACGTGGGCCAG GTAGCGATACTTAATCCAGCGATGAATTCATCAATTGTCGCGAAGCTACACGGTACCGATACAGGTGAGTACTTTGGAGCAAGCTTGGCCGTGGGGGATTTAAACAACGATGGCTTGGACGATCTTCTGGTTGGAGCACCCTATTGGGGGCAAGACAACGGCAAAGTTTGCGTATATCTCGGCACTTTGAAG GGACAATTTGAAGCGGCTATAGTCTTACAAGGAGCCGCAAAAGATGGACGCTTTGGATACGCGATAGCTAGCGGTGATCTAGATTCCGATGGATTCGATG ATATCATCGTGGGCGCACCTTGGGAAGAATCTGGAgtgatttatatatacaaCGGTGGTCCCGACCTGAAATACAACAAATTGCAAGCGTCAGTACGGATTCAAGGAACGAGTCTATTTCGATTAAACGGTTTACCTATAGAGAGATTTGGGTTTTCGACATCCAAGCCGATCGACATCGATGGAAACGG GTATTTAGACATTCCAGTAGGTGCGTATAAATCGGGCTGCGCTGTAATACTTCGCAGTAAGCCAGTAATAAAAACAGAGCTTTCAATTCGCGTTACACCAAACGTTTTGGAAAGGGACGCCAAGCAATTCGTAATTCGAATATGTCCACGGTACGATGGGTACAATATGCAAAGCGCCCTAG ttacaaaatgtaaaatcacAGTCACCGTAGACGAACAGTTCCAGCGGACTAAGGAGACATTTCTAGAGTTGACATCCTGTAACTTAACATCGGTCGTCTGTTTAGAAACACGAGTCAATATTTCGGTAACGATTAACCCTTGTATCGATAGTTGCATCAATTTTTTACTTAGGTATACCGATTCGACCCGATACGCTTTACAGAAAAGTGTACGAGACTTTATCGAGCCGATTACTATTTTCGCAAGGCACCATTTCGTATACAGTAATGCATCATCCGGTAGTTTCTGCAAATTTTGCGCAGTAGAAAGAAGCGATAACAAGTTGAACGTTACTCAAATTTTACTGCCTTTCAACATCGGTTGCGGACCAGATACGGTCTGCAACTCCAACGTGTCCGCCACTGCGAGATTTCATGGCGTGCG TGACAACGACGTGTGGATCATCGGTTCAACCGATGTAAGCTTAGAAGTCAATGTAAAGAATCACGGAGAACCCTCGTATCTCACCACGCTCGAGTTCGCGTTTCCCGAAGGAGTAatattacattcaattttatccTCTTGCCAAGAAGACACGTCTAAAGAGAATCTAATGGTATTTTGCGAAGCAGGAAACCCTCTTTGGAAAGGAGAAGAG aaaaatatcaCGCTCGACTTGGATATGAAGCATTTAATTAACGGCTCGTTGCACGGccatgaattatatttcaacgtAACGATTAAAACTCGTAGTACAAATCAAGGAACAGTGAATTTACGCAAGACGCTCAATCTAGCAAGCGAAGTTTCTTTATCTCTAAATGG taAAGCATACGAAGAAACGTATCATCTGTCTACTACAAACAATAACGCTTCGAACGTCAGCTTTCAACATACTTATCAAGTGTACAAACTTGGAGCTACGCCTATAGAGGATGCTCGACTTGTCGTTAAGATACCAACAGTTATTAACAGTTCGGAATCTTTGGTGCATATATATAAACCTCag CTTTATGTATCGGGAGAACGTTTCGAGTGCTTCTCAAAGAACATTTTAGTAGATAATCAATTGGTCGAAGTACAAAAAGAGCAACAGAGTGCAGATCACGCGGCATATAAAAGAGACGTAGACGAATCAAGTTCCGAATTGTACGACGCAGAGAATATTCAAGTCCCGCGGACTTCGAATGAAAGTCTGACGACTGATGTTCTATATATGAATTGCTCGACTTCTGACGTAAACTGCACGATCATCGTGTGCGATTTAAACGCGTTAAAAACATTAGACGACATTGGAAAGCTATCGGTCAAGCTTTTCTTAAACGTTGAAAGACTTAAAG ATATTTCTGACAACAGCGAAGTCGTTCTAAAGTTTGGTACCGAAGCCACcgtagaaataataaaacctGGCGTGAGACTACCTATTAATGGAACTCg ATCTACGATAGAAATTGTGACGATGTTCTACAACAGTTCGAAAACGGAAAAACTATCGCTATGGATCATTATCGTTTCCGTTTCGATAGGTCTTTTACTGTTGCTTATTTTCGTCGCGATTTTGACCAtg ATGGGCtttttcaaaaggaaaaacaaagaagattTATCGAATAACAAG aacACCGAGGAGGAACCGAAGGAGGACACGGCTACAAGTAAATCCGaagataaatga
- the LOC128882828 gene encoding metalloendopeptidase OMA1, mitochondrial-like isoform X2 has product MSFITPPERYCLQCKKFERKWRGSKLQTSNFHTTKTLYISPFVMMMVCTSLKLGSICTGYYMRRLWLKKTPSKQEEYKRWYWERRNTFFGSLVVVSSILLIYYLTHLERDPIEKRLRFIMFDEADQVAIGNYIFMMLSTIYKDKFVSTYHPMYWRLSMIVKNLAHANKEIFKNTKWSIHIIDFPIANAMVLPSGHVFVFSGIFHVVNNNDQLAFMLAHEMSHVMLLHTVETFSYEIMKNIVISIPLFFIWSCFSSWRALSICLGSGLLHNILFFYPYRRRLEIEADKIGFQIAAKSCIDVREVLTMFDQIEKNTDIMEAMKYQIPLLMTHPTFENRKKRIVREIPNAMKLRSQAGCPQLHSRNRRKELHLLVELEDLLREYGIL; this is encoded by the exons ATGTCATTTATTACCCCACCCGAAAGATACTGTCTTCAATGCAAAAAGTTTGAACGAAAATGGCGTGGTTCAAAACTTCAAACATCGAATTTTCATACTACAAAGACTCTGTATATATCGCCTTTTGTCATGATGATGGTGTGCACATCTTTGAAACTCGGCTCGATTTGTACCGGATATTATATGAGACGTTTGTGGTTGAAAAAAACTCCAAGCAAACAGGAGGAGTATAAAAGATGGTACTGGGAaagaagaaatacattttttg GTTCTTTAGTTGTTGTGTcttcgattttattgatttactATTTGACGCATTTGGAAAGAGATCCAATTGAAAAACGTCTACGTTTTATAATGTTTGACGAAGCAGACCAAGTCGCAAtcggaaattatatttttatgatg CTATCGACGATATACAAAGATAAGTTCGTATCGACATACCACCCCATGTATTGGAGACTATCCATGATAGTAAAGAATTTAGCACATGCTAATaaagagatatttaaaaatacaaaatggtCTATCCATATAATCGATTTTCCAATCGCGAATGCGATGGTTCTACCC AGCGGTCACGTATTtgttttttctggtatcttcCACGTGGTAAATAACAACGACCAATTAGCATTTATGTTAGCGCATGAAATGTCGCACGTTATGCTCCTACATacg GTTGAAACGTTCTCTTATGAAATCATGAAGAACATCGTAATCAGTATACCATTGTTTTTCATTTGGTCGTGTTTTTCTAGCTGGAGAGCATTGTCGATATGTCTAGGATCTGGTTTACTtcacaacattttatttttctacccTTACCGTAGACGCTTAGAAATTGAAGCGGATAAAATTGGATTTCAAATAGCTGCAAAA AGTTGCATAGACGTAAGAGAAGTTTTAACCATGTTCGATCAAATAGAAAAGAATACCGACATTATGGAAGCAATGAAATACCAAATACCGCTTTTAATGACGCATCCTACTTTCGAGAATAGAAAGAAGAGGATCGTTCGCGAGATTCCGAATGCTATGAAACTGCGAAGTCAAGCTGGG TGTCCGCAGTTGCATTCAAGAAATCGGCGAAAAGAATTGCATTTACTGGTGGAACTCGAAGATCTTTTGCGGGAGTATGGAATTCTTTAA
- the LOC128882745 gene encoding integrin alpha-8-like isoform X2 → MDVKEIFLLFVAAVYGYNIDTDFPLIYFHGDAYSTNSTYFGYTVYLYRESSKNASWLIVGAPRSNYITVPEHGIVYRCEIGADGCEKIKPKEIVNEEVYVEQLKMNVYIKKQHGWFGSAMAMDRSNGFLTVCAPRTILHIYNAFEKTYSDTMQGMCYSGNITSGGLSMENEDLDFHNFNSKFWYNPMRGFSIHYASTKPNEDKGENEVSRIIGNPMHELCGTVDIVRAKKRISIELPLNDELSQFGHSVESGCFFDRNQVLYVSGAPGWQYVGQVAILNPAMNSSIVAKLHGTDTGEYFGASLAVGDLNNDGLDDLLVGAPYWGQDNGKVCVYLGTLKGQFEAAIVLQGAAKDGRFGYAIASGDLDSDGFDDIIVGAPWEESGVIYIYNGGPDLKYNKLQASVRIQGTSLFRLNGLPIERFGFSTSKPIDIDGNGYLDIPVGAYKSGCAVILRSKPVIKTELSIRVTPNVLERDAKQFVIRICPRYDGYNMQSALVTKCKITVTVDEQFQRTKETFLELTSCNLTSVVCLETRVNISKSVRDFIEPITIFARHHFVYSNASSGSFCKFCAVERSDNKLNVTQILLPFNIGCGPDTVCNSNVSATARFHGVRDNDVWIIGSTDVSLEVNVKNHGEPSYLTTLEFAFPEGVILHSILSSCQEDTSKENLMVFCEAGNPLWKGEEKNITLDLDMKHLINGSLHGHELYFNVTIKTRSTNQGTVNLRKTLNLASEVSLSLNGKAYEETYHLSTTNNNASNVSFQHTYQVYKLGATPIEDARLVVKIPTVINSSESLVHIYKPQLYVSGERFECFSKNILVDNQLVEVQKEQQSADHAAYKRDVDESSSELYDAENIQVPRTSNESLTTDVLYMNCSTSDVNCTIIVCDLNALKTLDDIGKLSVKLFLNVERLKDISDNSEVVLKFGTEATVEIIKPGVRLPINGTRSTIEIVTMFYNSSKTEKLSLWIIIVSVSIGLLLLLIFVAILTMMGFFKRKNKEDLSNNKNTEEEPKEDTATSKSEDK, encoded by the exons ATGGacgttaaagagatatttcTATTGTTCGTTGCGGCGGTGTACGGATACAATATAGACACAGACTttccacttatttatttccacgGAGACGCGTATTCGACCAACAGTACTTACTTCGGTTACACGGTGTATTTGTACCGCGAATCGAGCAAAAATGCATCCTG GTTGATAGTTGGGGCACCGCGAAGCAACTATATCACGGTCCCCGAACATGGTATCGTGTATCGCTGTGAAATTGGTGCCGATGGATGCGAGAAGATTAAACCGAAAGAAATCGTCAACGAAGAAGTCTACGTAGAGCAACTAAAGATGaacgtttatataaaaaaacaacacgGTTGGTTTGGGAGTGCTATGGCCATGGATAGATCGAATGGATTTTTAACG gtATGCGCGCCGCGGACGATCCTGCACATTTACAATGCTTTCGAGAAGACCTATTCCGACACCATGCAGGGAATGTGTTACAGTGGAAATATTACATCGGGTGGCCTGTCGATGGAGAACGAAGATCTTGACTTTCACA ATTTCAACTCAAAATTCTGGTACAATCCGATGCGTGGTTTTTCCATTCATTACGCCTCGACGAAG CCGAACGAAGACAAGGGAGAGAACGAAGTAAGTCGAATCATTGGGAATCCCATGCACGAGCTTTGCGGCACTGTCGACATAGTGCGCGCAAAGAAAAGAATCAGCATAGAGTTGCCGTTAAACGACGAGTTGTCCCAGTTCG GTCATAGCGTTGAATCTGGTTGCTTCTTCGACAGAAATCAAGTCCTTTATGTCAGTGGCGCCCCGGGTTGGCAATACGTGGGCCAG GTAGCGATACTTAATCCAGCGATGAATTCATCAATTGTCGCGAAGCTACACGGTACCGATACAGGTGAGTACTTTGGAGCAAGCTTGGCCGTGGGGGATTTAAACAACGATGGCTTGGACGATCTTCTGGTTGGAGCACCCTATTGGGGGCAAGACAACGGCAAAGTTTGCGTATATCTCGGCACTTTGAAG GGACAATTTGAAGCGGCTATAGTCTTACAAGGAGCCGCAAAAGATGGACGCTTTGGATACGCGATAGCTAGCGGTGATCTAGATTCCGATGGATTCGATG ATATCATCGTGGGCGCACCTTGGGAAGAATCTGGAgtgatttatatatacaaCGGTGGTCCCGACCTGAAATACAACAAATTGCAAGCGTCAGTACGGATTCAAGGAACGAGTCTATTTCGATTAAACGGTTTACCTATAGAGAGATTTGGGTTTTCGACATCCAAGCCGATCGACATCGATGGAAACGG GTATTTAGACATTCCAGTAGGTGCGTATAAATCGGGCTGCGCTGTAATACTTCGCAGTAAGCCAGTAATAAAAACAGAGCTTTCAATTCGCGTTACACCAAACGTTTTGGAAAGGGACGCCAAGCAATTCGTAATTCGAATATGTCCACGGTACGATGGGTACAATATGCAAAGCGCCCTAG ttacaaaatgtaaaatcacAGTCACCGTAGACGAACAGTTCCAGCGGACTAAGGAGACATTTCTAGAGTTGACATCCTGTAACTTAACATCGGTCGTCTGTTTAGAAACACGAGTCAATATTTCG AAAAGTGTACGAGACTTTATCGAGCCGATTACTATTTTCGCAAGGCACCATTTCGTATACAGTAATGCATCATCCGGTAGTTTCTGCAAATTTTGCGCAGTAGAAAGAAGCGATAACAAGTTGAACGTTACTCAAATTTTACTGCCTTTCAACATCGGTTGCGGACCAGATACGGTCTGCAACTCCAACGTGTCCGCCACTGCGAGATTTCATGGCGTGCG TGACAACGACGTGTGGATCATCGGTTCAACCGATGTAAGCTTAGAAGTCAATGTAAAGAATCACGGAGAACCCTCGTATCTCACCACGCTCGAGTTCGCGTTTCCCGAAGGAGTAatattacattcaattttatccTCTTGCCAAGAAGACACGTCTAAAGAGAATCTAATGGTATTTTGCGAAGCAGGAAACCCTCTTTGGAAAGGAGAAGAG aaaaatatcaCGCTCGACTTGGATATGAAGCATTTAATTAACGGCTCGTTGCACGGccatgaattatatttcaacgtAACGATTAAAACTCGTAGTACAAATCAAGGAACAGTGAATTTACGCAAGACGCTCAATCTAGCAAGCGAAGTTTCTTTATCTCTAAATGG taAAGCATACGAAGAAACGTATCATCTGTCTACTACAAACAATAACGCTTCGAACGTCAGCTTTCAACATACTTATCAAGTGTACAAACTTGGAGCTACGCCTATAGAGGATGCTCGACTTGTCGTTAAGATACCAACAGTTATTAACAGTTCGGAATCTTTGGTGCATATATATAAACCTCag CTTTATGTATCGGGAGAACGTTTCGAGTGCTTCTCAAAGAACATTTTAGTAGATAATCAATTGGTCGAAGTACAAAAAGAGCAACAGAGTGCAGATCACGCGGCATATAAAAGAGACGTAGACGAATCAAGTTCCGAATTGTACGACGCAGAGAATATTCAAGTCCCGCGGACTTCGAATGAAAGTCTGACGACTGATGTTCTATATATGAATTGCTCGACTTCTGACGTAAACTGCACGATCATCGTGTGCGATTTAAACGCGTTAAAAACATTAGACGACATTGGAAAGCTATCGGTCAAGCTTTTCTTAAACGTTGAAAGACTTAAAG ATATTTCTGACAACAGCGAAGTCGTTCTAAAGTTTGGTACCGAAGCCACcgtagaaataataaaacctGGCGTGAGACTACCTATTAATGGAACTCg ATCTACGATAGAAATTGTGACGATGTTCTACAACAGTTCGAAAACGGAAAAACTATCGCTATGGATCATTATCGTTTCCGTTTCGATAGGTCTTTTACTGTTGCTTATTTTCGTCGCGATTTTGACCAtg ATGGGCtttttcaaaaggaaaaacaaagaagattTATCGAATAACAAG aacACCGAGGAGGAACCGAAGGAGGACACGGCTACAAGTAAATCCGaagataaatga
- the LOC128882828 gene encoding metalloendopeptidase OMA1, mitochondrial-like isoform X3: protein MFDEADQVAIGNYIFMMLSTIYKDKFVSTYHPMYWRLSMIVKNLAHANKEIFKNTKWSIHIIDFPIANAMVLPSGHVFVFSGIFHVVNNNDQLAFMLAHEMSHVMLLHTVETFSYEIMKNIVISIPLFFIWSCFSSWRALSICLGSGLLHNILFFYPYRRRLEIEADKIGFQIAAKSCIDVREVLTMFDQIEKNTDIMEAMKYQIPLLMTHPTFENRKKRIVREIPNAMKLRSQAGCPQLHSRNRRKELHLLVELEDLLREYGIL, encoded by the exons ATGTTTGACGAAGCAGACCAAGTCGCAAtcggaaattatatttttatgatg CTATCGACGATATACAAAGATAAGTTCGTATCGACATACCACCCCATGTATTGGAGACTATCCATGATAGTAAAGAATTTAGCACATGCTAATaaagagatatttaaaaatacaaaatggtCTATCCATATAATCGATTTTCCAATCGCGAATGCGATGGTTCTACCC AGCGGTCACGTATTtgttttttctggtatcttcCACGTGGTAAATAACAACGACCAATTAGCATTTATGTTAGCGCATGAAATGTCGCACGTTATGCTCCTACATacg GTTGAAACGTTCTCTTATGAAATCATGAAGAACATCGTAATCAGTATACCATTGTTTTTCATTTGGTCGTGTTTTTCTAGCTGGAGAGCATTGTCGATATGTCTAGGATCTGGTTTACTtcacaacattttatttttctacccTTACCGTAGACGCTTAGAAATTGAAGCGGATAAAATTGGATTTCAAATAGCTGCAAAA AGTTGCATAGACGTAAGAGAAGTTTTAACCATGTTCGATCAAATAGAAAAGAATACCGACATTATGGAAGCAATGAAATACCAAATACCGCTTTTAATGACGCATCCTACTTTCGAGAATAGAAAGAAGAGGATCGTTCGCGAGATTCCGAATGCTATGAAACTGCGAAGTCAAGCTGGG TGTCCGCAGTTGCATTCAAGAAATCGGCGAAAAGAATTGCATTTACTGGTGGAACTCGAAGATCTTTTGCGGGAGTATGGAATTCTTTAA
- the LOC128882828 gene encoding metalloendopeptidase OMA1, mitochondrial-like isoform X1, with amino-acid sequence MNMYKVRILHVKRLQFVTIRTIMCATERMSFITPPERYCLQCKKFERKWRGSKLQTSNFHTTKTLYISPFVMMMVCTSLKLGSICTGYYMRRLWLKKTPSKQEEYKRWYWERRNTFFGSLVVVSSILLIYYLTHLERDPIEKRLRFIMFDEADQVAIGNYIFMMLSTIYKDKFVSTYHPMYWRLSMIVKNLAHANKEIFKNTKWSIHIIDFPIANAMVLPSGHVFVFSGIFHVVNNNDQLAFMLAHEMSHVMLLHTVETFSYEIMKNIVISIPLFFIWSCFSSWRALSICLGSGLLHNILFFYPYRRRLEIEADKIGFQIAAKSCIDVREVLTMFDQIEKNTDIMEAMKYQIPLLMTHPTFENRKKRIVREIPNAMKLRSQAGCPQLHSRNRRKELHLLVELEDLLREYGIL; translated from the exons ATGAACATGTATAAAGTACGGATTCTGCACGTCAAACGTCTTCAATTTGTAACCATTAGAACTATAATGTGTGCCACAGAGCGTATGTCATTTATTACCCCACCCGAAAGATACTGTCTTCAATGCAAAAAGTTTGAACGAAAATGGCGTGGTTCAAAACTTCAAACATCGAATTTTCATACTACAAAGACTCTGTATATATCGCCTTTTGTCATGATGATGGTGTGCACATCTTTGAAACTCGGCTCGATTTGTACCGGATATTATATGAGACGTTTGTGGTTGAAAAAAACTCCAAGCAAACAGGAGGAGTATAAAAGATGGTACTGGGAaagaagaaatacattttttg GTTCTTTAGTTGTTGTGTcttcgattttattgatttactATTTGACGCATTTGGAAAGAGATCCAATTGAAAAACGTCTACGTTTTATAATGTTTGACGAAGCAGACCAAGTCGCAAtcggaaattatatttttatgatg CTATCGACGATATACAAAGATAAGTTCGTATCGACATACCACCCCATGTATTGGAGACTATCCATGATAGTAAAGAATTTAGCACATGCTAATaaagagatatttaaaaatacaaaatggtCTATCCATATAATCGATTTTCCAATCGCGAATGCGATGGTTCTACCC AGCGGTCACGTATTtgttttttctggtatcttcCACGTGGTAAATAACAACGACCAATTAGCATTTATGTTAGCGCATGAAATGTCGCACGTTATGCTCCTACATacg GTTGAAACGTTCTCTTATGAAATCATGAAGAACATCGTAATCAGTATACCATTGTTTTTCATTTGGTCGTGTTTTTCTAGCTGGAGAGCATTGTCGATATGTCTAGGATCTGGTTTACTtcacaacattttatttttctacccTTACCGTAGACGCTTAGAAATTGAAGCGGATAAAATTGGATTTCAAATAGCTGCAAAA AGTTGCATAGACGTAAGAGAAGTTTTAACCATGTTCGATCAAATAGAAAAGAATACCGACATTATGGAAGCAATGAAATACCAAATACCGCTTTTAATGACGCATCCTACTTTCGAGAATAGAAAGAAGAGGATCGTTCGCGAGATTCCGAATGCTATGAAACTGCGAAGTCAAGCTGGG TGTCCGCAGTTGCATTCAAGAAATCGGCGAAAAGAATTGCATTTACTGGTGGAACTCGAAGATCTTTTGCGGGAGTATGGAATTCTTTAA